A window of Streptomyces puniciscabiei genomic DNA:
GCGCGGCTCGTCGCACGGCCCCTCGGTGTCCACCAGCGGCCCGGGCGGCTGCCCCACGGCCCAGGCCAGGGCCCGGACCGCCGTCGCACGGGCGCAGCAGACGGACACCGCCTGGAACGGGCCGACCAGCGGCCCCAGGGCGGTGTCCGGCAAGACGCTCGTGTACGTCGCGCAGACCATGACCAACCCAGGCGTCGCAGGCGTCGCGGACGGCGTGCGGGAGGCCGCGAGGGTCATCGGCTGGCACGTCCGGGTGATCGACGGCGGCGGCAGCCCGGCCGGCATCCAGGCGGCCCTGAGCGAGGCCGTGGCCCTCAGGCCCTCGGGCATCGTCATCGGTGGCTTCGACCCCGGTTCGACCTCGCAACAGGTCGATCGGGCCAACGCGGCCGGCATCCCTCTCATCGGCTGGCACGCGGTCGCCTCTCCCGGACCCAGCACGCGGCCCGCGCTCTTCACCAACGTCACCACCCGGGTGGAGGACGTCGCCGGCATCAGCGCGCAGTGGATCATTTCGCTCTCCCACGGCCGGGCCGGGGTCGTGCTGATCACCGACGCCTCGATCCCCTTCGCGCGGAAGAAGTCCGAGCTGATCAGGAAGGAGCTCGCCACCTGTTCCGGCGTGCGGCTGCTCGCGTACGAGAACATCCCGATCCCGGACGCGAGCAGCCGCACCCCGCCCGAGATCTCCTCCCTCCTCTCCCGCTTCCAGGACAGGTGGACGTACTCCGTCGCCATCAACGACCTGTACTTCGCCGACGCCGCCCCCGCCTTCCGCGCCGCCGGCAAGCAGGGCGCGGGCCCGCCCTTCAACATCGGTGCCGGCGACGGTGACCCGTCCGCCTTCCAGCGGATCAACAGCGGGCAGTATCAGGCCGCCACCGTTCCCGAGCCGCTGTCACAGCAGGGCTGGCAGATCGTCGACGAATTCAACCGCGCCTTCTCCGGCCGTCCCGCGAGCGGTTACGTCGCCGCCGTCCACGTGTCGACGGCCGCCAACAGCGCCGGAGCCACGACCTGGGACCCGCCGGGCTACCGGACGGCGTACCGGAGCATCTGGGGCAGGTGAGCCGCTTTCGGTTCCCGGTTCCCGCGCGTCCCGGAGACGGTCAGCCGTCCCACGACCAGTCGGCCACCTCGGGCAGGTCCGTGCCGTGTTCGCGGATCCAGACGTGGTGGCGCTGCCGGGCGTCGCCCATCCGCTGGCGTACGGCCGCCGACCGCACCGCCAGACCGGGGACACGGTCGATCACGTCCATGACGAGGCGGTAGCGGTCCAGGTCGTTGCGGACCACCATGTCGAACGGCGTCGTCGTGGTCCCGATCTCCTTGTAGCCACGCACGTGCAGGTGGTGGTGCCCGGTCCGGCTGTAGGCCAGCCGGTGGATCAGCCACGGGTAACCGTGGTAGGCGAAGATGACCGGCTTGTCGGCGGTGAAGAGGCCGTCGTACTCGAAGTCGGTCATCCCGTGCGGGTGTTCCTCGCTCGGCAGCAGACGCGCGATGTCGACGACGTTCACCACACGCACCGCCAGCCCGGGCAGCTCCCTGCGCAGCAACTGGGCCGCCGCCAGCACCTCCTGGGTGGGCACGTCGCCCGCGCAGCCCAGCACCACGTCGGGCTCGCGGGTACCGTCCTCGGTGCCGGCCCACTCCCAGATGCCGGCGCCGCGCGCGCAGTGCGCCTTCGCCTCCTCCATCGACAGCCAGTCGAAGCAGGGCTGCTTGCCTGCCACGACGACGTTGACGTAGTCGCGGCTGCGCAGCACATGGTCGGCGACCGACAGCAGCGTGTTGGCGTCCGGCGGCAGATAGACCCGTACCGCCTCCGGGCTCTTGTTGAGGATGTGGTCGACGAACCCGGGATCCTGGTGGGAGAAGCCGTTGTGGTCCTGCCGCCAGACGTGCGAGGTGAGCAGGTAGTTCAGGGAGGCGATGGGGGCCCGCCAGGACAGGCGGCGCGTGGTCCGCAGCCACTTGATGTGCTGGTTGACCATCGAGTCGACGATGTGCACGAACGCCTCGTAGCAGGAGAACAGCCCGTGCCGGCCGGTGAGGAGGTACCCCTCCAGCCAGCCCTGGCAGGTGTGTTCGGAGAGGATCTCCATGACCCGGCCGTGCCGGTCGAGGTGTTCGTCCACCGGCAGGATCGCGGCCTGCCAGGCCTTGCCGCTGGCGCCGTAGACGGCCTGCAGCCGGTTGGAGGCGGTCTCGTCGGGGCCGACCAGGCGGAAGTCACGGCGGTCGGCGGTGGCCGCCATGACGTCCTGGAGCAGCTCGCCGAGGACGCGGGTCGGTTCGTGCAGGGTGGCGCCGGGCTTGTCGACCTCCACGGCGTACCGCTCCAGTGGCGGCATCGGCAGCTCGCGCATCAGGAGCCCGCCGTTGGCGTGCGGGGTGGCCCCGAGCCTCCGGGCCCCCTCGGGGACGCAGGCGAGCACGTCCGGGCGCGGGGCGCCGCGCTCGTCGAACAGTTCCTCGGGGCGGTACGACCGAAGCCACTGCTCCAGCTGTCGCAGGTGCTCGGGGTTGTCCCGGACGGCGGCGAGCGGCACCTGGTGGGAGCGCCAGGTGCCCTCGACCGGCAGCCCGTCGACCTCGGCCGGTCCGGTCCAGCCCTTCGGGGTGCGCAGCACGATCACCGGCCAGCGGGGCCGGTCCGTGGCCCCGTCCTCGCGGGCGGCCCGCTGCAGGGCGGCGATGCGGTCGGCGGCGGTGTCCATGGCCTCGGCCATCGCGCGGTGTACGGCCGCCGGGTCGTGGCCGGTGACGTGGATCGGCTCGTGGCCGTAGCCCCTGAGCAGGTCGTCGAGTTCCGCCTCGGGGATCCGGGACAGCACGGTCGGGTTGGCGATCTTGTAGCCGTTGAGGTGCAGGATCGGCAGGACGGCGCCGTCCTCGACCGGGTCGAGGAACTTGTTGGAGTGCCAGGAGGCGGCCAGCGGTCCCGTCTCCGCCTCGCCGTCGCCGATCACACAGGCGACCAGCAGGCCGGGATTGTCCAGCGCGGCGCCGTAGGCGTGGGAGAGCGAGTAGCCGAGTTCGCCTCCCTCGTGGATCGAGCCCGGCGTCTCCGGGGCGACGTGGCTGGGCACCCCGCCGGGGAAGGAGAACTGCTTGAACAGCCGGGCCATGCCCGCCGCGTCCCGGGTGATGTCCGGGTAGGTCTCGGTGTACGAGCCCTCCAGCCAGGAGTTGGCCAGGACGGCGGGGCCGCCGTGCCCCGGTCCCCAGACGCACAGGGCGTTGAGGCCGCGGGCCTTGACGAGGCGGTTGAGGTGGGTGTGCACGAGGTTGAGGCCGGGTGAGGTGCCCCAGTGACCCAGGAGGCGCGGCTTGACGTGCTCGGGGCGCAGCGGTTCGGTCAGCAAGGGGTTGGCCATGAGGTAGATCTGGCCGACGGAGAGGTAGTTCGCGGCGCGCCAGTGCGCGTCCAGCGTGGCGAGCTCCTGGTCCGTGAGCCCGGCGGGCGCCTGCTGCGTGTCGACGGACATCGGGTTCCTTCCGGATCGGACGGCGGTCGGGGCGTGACACGTGCCCGGGCGGGCACAATGCCCACCCTCCGGCGGACCGCCGGGTACCCGACAGGGCCGTTCGGGCCACGGCCGCCGGCGAGGTGGCTCCTTCTGGCCGGCTCGGGGCTGAGGTCCACCCCGTACAGCGTCCGTCCACCGCTGGACACCGGCCCGGTGACCGGCTCCGACCGGGTGTACGAACACCTCCCGGAGGCACGGGGCCCGAGGCACGCTGGTAGGCGACAGCGCCACCGGGAAGCGGCCGTGCGGCGGCACTGCCGGGTGGCCGACGCCGGCAGCGAATCCACCGCCGGCCCACCGGCAGGTGAACCGGTCACCCGTCGGTCCGGCCGGGGTCGTCGGGGGCGCCTGCCGGTGGCGTTGCCGGCCGTGGCCTTCGCCGTAGTCGCGGCCGCCGCGGTGGTACGCGGCCGGGACGGGCGGCGGCGGCCGGGACGGGCGGCGGCGGCCGGGACGGGCGGCGGCGGCCTGTGCCGGGCTGGGCATTGTCACCGGCGTACTCGGCGCGGGCAGCGGCTTGCTCGCGGTCCCGGCGCCGGTCGACGTCCTCGGCCTGCGTATGCGGGCGGCCGTGGGCACCAGCCTGCTCGTCATCACCGTCAACTCACTGGCCGCCCTGCCGCTGCATGCCGGTACGGCCGACGGCCTGGACCGGTCCGTCGCCGGACCGTTCGCCGGGACGGCGATCCCGGGCGCCCGGAACGGCAGGCGCCTGCCGGCGACCACGCGACCGCGACGGCCTACGCGAAACCGGCCCGGTCGAGGGCAACGGGGTGGGCGGCCGGCTGTGTGACGACGTCTTCGCAGTCCCGCCCCGCCTCGATCATCCGGATCACGCCGGAGACCTGGCCCGGCGAGTACGCCTGCGGCCACCTCCCAGAGGCGCAGGCACCTCGATCCTGCGTCCGCAGCTCGTCACCGGAGAGGTCTTCTCAGCCGAAGAGACTGCGCACCCTGATCGTCTCGACGTGCCGCCACGAGCCGCCGGGCAGCAGCAGCCAGTCGTTCTTCGACGACGAGCCCCTGCGTACGACGGTGTTCCGCGCCGCCCTGCGCGTC
This region includes:
- a CDS encoding phosphoketolase family protein, producing the protein MSVDTQQAPAGLTDQELATLDAHWRAANYLSVGQIYLMANPLLTEPLRPEHVKPRLLGHWGTSPGLNLVHTHLNRLVKARGLNALCVWGPGHGGPAVLANSWLEGSYTETYPDITRDAAGMARLFKQFSFPGGVPSHVAPETPGSIHEGGELGYSLSHAYGAALDNPGLLVACVIGDGEAETGPLAASWHSNKFLDPVEDGAVLPILHLNGYKIANPTVLSRIPEAELDDLLRGYGHEPIHVTGHDPAAVHRAMAEAMDTAADRIAALQRAAREDGATDRPRWPVIVLRTPKGWTGPAEVDGLPVEGTWRSHQVPLAAVRDNPEHLRQLEQWLRSYRPEELFDERGAPRPDVLACVPEGARRLGATPHANGGLLMRELPMPPLERYAVEVDKPGATLHEPTRVLGELLQDVMAATADRRDFRLVGPDETASNRLQAVYGASGKAWQAAILPVDEHLDRHGRVMEILSEHTCQGWLEGYLLTGRHGLFSCYEAFVHIVDSMVNQHIKWLRTTRRLSWRAPIASLNYLLTSHVWRQDHNGFSHQDPGFVDHILNKSPEAVRVYLPPDANTLLSVADHVLRSRDYVNVVVAGKQPCFDWLSMEEAKAHCARGAGIWEWAGTEDGTREPDVVLGCAGDVPTQEVLAAAQLLRRELPGLAVRVVNVVDIARLLPSEEHPHGMTDFEYDGLFTADKPVIFAYHGYPWLIHRLAYSRTGHHHLHVRGYKEIGTTTTPFDMVVRNDLDRYRLVMDVIDRVPGLAVRSAAVRQRMGDARQRHHVWIREHGTDLPEVADWSWDG
- a CDS encoding substrate-binding domain-containing protein, whose protein sequence is MHRNHTATSRAVTARSVCLALLAATIALTGCQRGSSHGPSVSTSGPGGCPTAQARARTAVARAQQTDTAWNGPTSGPRAVSGKTLVYVAQTMTNPGVAGVADGVREAARVIGWHVRVIDGGGSPAGIQAALSEAVALRPSGIVIGGFDPGSTSQQVDRANAAGIPLIGWHAVASPGPSTRPALFTNVTTRVEDVAGISAQWIISLSHGRAGVVLITDASIPFARKKSELIRKELATCSGVRLLAYENIPIPDASSRTPPEISSLLSRFQDRWTYSVAINDLYFADAAPAFRAAGKQGAGPPFNIGAGDGDPSAFQRINSGQYQAATVPEPLSQQGWQIVDEFNRAFSGRPASGYVAAVHVSTAANSAGATTWDPPGYRTAYRSIWGR